The following are encoded together in the Pectobacterium wasabiae CFBP 3304 genome:
- the mdtC gene encoding multidrug efflux RND transporter permease subunit MdtC: MKFFALFIHRPVATLLLTLAIALCGVLGFRLLPVSPLPQVDFPVISVSASLAGASPETMASAVATPLERALGRIAGVNEMTSTSSLGSTRVILVFNLDRDINGAARDVQAAINAAQNLLPSGMSNRPTYRKVNPSDAPVMILTLTSDTYSQGQLYDFASTQLSQKISQMEGVGDVSIGGSSLPAVRVALNPVALFNQGISLDDVRQTIAQANVRRPLGNVENSQKSWQIKTNDELKTADAYAPLIIHYNNGAAVRLSDVATVEDSVQNARNAGMANAKPAILVMIRRSPDANIITTVDNIRAAMPELRASLPAEIQLDVAQDRSPTIRASLAEVEQSLIIAVALVILVVFLFLRSGRATAIPALAVPVSLIGTFAAMYLCGFSLNNLSLMALTIATGFVVDDAIVVLENISRHIEAGMKPIQASLQGVREVGFTVLSMSLSLVAVFIPLLLMDGLPGRLFREFAVTLSVAIMISLLISLTLTPMLCARLLRAVPKRSQPRTQGFNRVLLAMQQGYGRSLKWVLNHARWVLLLLLGTIALNVWLYISIPKTFFPEQDTGRLMGFIQADQSISFQAMTVKLQNFMTIVSSDPAVDNVNGFTGGSRTNSGSMFISLKPLSERDVSAQQVISRLRVKLAKEPGANLFLMPVQDIRIGGRESSAGYQYTLLSDDLSELRTWEPKIRAAFSKLPELADVNSDQQDKGAEMALTYDRDAMAQLGISVSAANALLNNAFGQRQISTIYQPLNQYKVVMEVDDAYTQDVSSLNKMFVINSDGKPIPLSYFASWKPINAPLSVNHQGLSAASTISFNLPEGTDLSTATAAVERTMTSLGVPSSVRGQFSGTAQAFQQSQSSQLLLILAAIITVYIVLGVLYESYVHPLTILSTLPSAGVGALLALEWFGVPFSLVALIGIMLLIGIVKKNAIMMVDFALVAQRSGKLNARDAIFQACLLRFRPIMMTTLAALFGALPLVLTSGDGAELRQPLGITIVGGLVMSQILTLYTTPVVYLFFDKLRMMRRKAPERDLPVL; this comes from the coding sequence GTGAAGTTCTTCGCCCTGTTCATCCACCGCCCCGTCGCCACTCTGCTGTTGACGTTGGCCATCGCGCTCTGTGGCGTATTAGGTTTCCGCCTGTTGCCGGTGTCGCCGCTGCCGCAGGTGGATTTCCCGGTCATTTCAGTCAGCGCCTCGCTGGCTGGCGCGTCACCGGAAACCATGGCCTCTGCCGTCGCAACCCCGCTGGAACGCGCGCTCGGAAGAATTGCAGGCGTCAATGAAATGACGTCCACCAGTTCACTCGGCAGTACGCGCGTCATACTGGTGTTTAACCTCGACAGGGATATCAACGGCGCGGCGCGCGATGTTCAGGCAGCCATCAACGCCGCACAGAACCTGCTGCCGTCGGGTATGTCCAACCGCCCGACTTACCGTAAAGTCAACCCATCCGACGCACCGGTCATGATTCTGACGCTGACCTCGGACACCTACAGCCAAGGCCAACTGTACGATTTCGCATCCACCCAACTGTCACAGAAAATTTCTCAGATGGAAGGCGTTGGTGATGTCTCTATTGGCGGAAGCTCGCTCCCCGCAGTGCGCGTGGCGCTGAATCCGGTGGCGTTGTTTAATCAGGGTATCTCCCTCGACGACGTAAGGCAGACCATCGCGCAGGCTAATGTGCGCCGACCGTTGGGAAATGTGGAAAACAGCCAGAAAAGCTGGCAGATAAAAACCAACGATGAGCTCAAAACTGCCGATGCTTACGCCCCGCTGATTATCCACTACAACAACGGAGCCGCCGTTCGCCTGAGCGACGTTGCCACAGTGGAAGATTCGGTACAAAACGCCCGCAACGCAGGAATGGCGAACGCGAAACCGGCGATTCTGGTGATGATTCGCCGCTCGCCGGATGCCAACATTATTACCACGGTAGACAATATCCGTGCCGCGATGCCGGAACTACGTGCCAGCCTGCCTGCCGAAATTCAGTTAGATGTCGCGCAGGATCGTTCCCCCACCATTCGCGCCTCGCTGGCGGAAGTGGAGCAATCACTGATTATCGCCGTCGCGCTGGTTATTCTGGTCGTCTTCCTGTTCTTACGTTCTGGGCGGGCAACGGCGATTCCGGCGCTGGCCGTTCCTGTATCACTCATTGGCACCTTCGCCGCCATGTACCTGTGCGGCTTCAGCCTGAATAACCTGTCGCTGATGGCGCTCACCATTGCCACCGGTTTCGTGGTAGATGATGCCATCGTGGTGCTGGAGAATATTTCCCGCCACATTGAAGCCGGCATGAAGCCGATCCAGGCATCGCTTCAGGGGGTGCGAGAAGTCGGGTTCACCGTGTTATCCATGAGTCTGTCGTTGGTGGCGGTGTTCATTCCGCTCCTGCTGATGGACGGCTTGCCGGGGCGGCTATTCCGCGAATTTGCCGTGACGCTGTCGGTGGCGATCATGATTTCTCTGCTGATCTCGCTCACGCTGACGCCAATGCTGTGCGCACGACTGCTGCGCGCGGTTCCCAAACGCAGCCAGCCGCGCACCCAGGGGTTTAATCGCGTATTGCTCGCCATGCAGCAAGGTTACGGGCGATCGCTGAAGTGGGTACTCAATCATGCACGCTGGGTTTTGCTGCTCTTGCTGGGAACCATCGCACTCAACGTCTGGCTGTACATCAGTATTCCGAAAACGTTCTTCCCGGAACAGGATACGGGCAGGCTGATGGGCTTTATTCAGGCTGACCAGAGTATTTCTTTTCAGGCCATGACGGTGAAGCTCCAGAATTTCATGACCATTGTCAGCAGCGATCCCGCGGTGGATAACGTGAACGGTTTTACGGGGGGATCGCGCACCAACAGCGGCTCGATGTTTATTTCGCTTAAGCCTTTGTCCGAGCGCGATGTTTCCGCGCAGCAGGTCATTAGTCGCCTGCGCGTCAAGCTGGCAAAAGAACCCGGTGCCAACCTGTTTTTAATGCCGGTGCAGGATATCCGTATCGGCGGGCGGGAATCGAGCGCCGGGTATCAGTACACGCTGCTGTCTGATGATTTGAGCGAACTGCGTACCTGGGAGCCAAAAATTCGTGCCGCTTTCAGCAAACTGCCTGAACTGGCCGATGTGAACTCCGATCAGCAGGATAAAGGCGCAGAAATGGCGTTAACCTACGATCGTGATGCGATGGCACAGTTAGGCATTAGCGTCTCTGCCGCCAATGCGTTGCTTAATAACGCCTTCGGCCAGCGCCAGATTTCGACCATTTACCAGCCGTTAAACCAGTACAAGGTCGTGATGGAAGTGGATGATGCCTATACGCAGGATGTCAGCTCACTGAACAAGATGTTCGTCATCAATAGCGACGGTAAACCCATTCCGCTTTCTTATTTCGCCAGTTGGAAACCGATCAACGCGCCGCTGTCGGTGAACCATCAGGGGCTCTCTGCCGCGTCAACCATCTCTTTTAACCTGCCTGAAGGCACCGATCTTTCCACTGCGACGGCGGCGGTAGAAAGAACCATGACGTCGCTGGGCGTGCCATCGTCGGTACGCGGCCAGTTCTCCGGTACGGCACAGGCGTTCCAGCAATCGCAGTCTTCCCAACTGTTGCTGATTTTGGCGGCAATTATCACGGTGTATATCGTGCTGGGCGTGCTGTATGAGAGCTATGTGCATCCGCTGACAATTCTGTCTACCCTGCCCTCGGCGGGCGTAGGTGCTCTACTGGCGCTGGAGTGGTTTGGCGTACCGTTTAGTCTGGTGGCACTGATTGGTATCATGCTGTTGATTGGGATCGTGAAGAAGAACGCGATCATGATGGTGGATTTCGCGCTGGTGGCACAGCGCAGCGGCAAGCTGAACGCGCGGGATGCCATTTTTCAGGCCTGCCTTCTGCGTTTCCGCCCGATTATGATGACCACATTAGCCGCACTGTTTGGTGCCCTGCCGCTGGTGCTGACCAGCGGTGACGGCGCAGAGTTGCGTCAACCGCTCGGCATCACGATTGTCGGCGGGCTGGTGATGAGCCAAATCCTCACGCTGTACACCACCCCGGTGGTGTATCTGTTTTTCGACAAGCTGAGGATGATGCGGCGCAAAGCCCCGGAGAGGGATTTGCCAGTATTGTGA
- the mdtD gene encoding MFS transporter, protein MPLTLEPTYASVQFFTPRKTMINSASVRWQLWIVAFGFFMQTLDTTIVNTALPSMAASLNESPLHMHSVIVSYVLTVAVMLPASGWLADRIGVKNIFFAAILLFTLGSLLCARSETLDELLISRVIQGIGGAMMVPVGRLTVMKIVPRDQYMAAMTFVTLPGQIGPLLGPALGGFLVEYASWHWIFLINLPVGIIGALATWFLMPNYTMQTQRFDVSGFLWLAVGMATLTLALDGNRSLGIPPIAIFALIAIGLIALLSYWLHARHNERALFNLRLFDTHTFSIGLTGGLLARIGSGMLPFMTPLFLQLGMGFSPFHAGLMMVPMVLGSMGIKRVVVQIVNRFGYRRVLVASTLLLALVTALFALVALMQWIWMIPIVLFFLGTVNAIRFSTMNTLTLKDLPDPLASGGNSLLSMTMQLSTSLGVSTAGILLGMFSQPHIAAESGATHTVFLYTYLSMVIIIALPALIFNRVPPDTVKQSTLTRKS, encoded by the coding sequence ATGCCACTCACCCTTGAGCCAACTTACGCCTCAGTACAATTTTTTACGCCAAGGAAAACAATGATCAATTCCGCCTCTGTCCGCTGGCAGCTCTGGATCGTCGCCTTCGGCTTTTTTATGCAGACGCTGGATACCACTATCGTGAATACCGCGCTGCCTTCAATGGCGGCGAGTCTGAATGAAAGCCCGCTGCATATGCACTCGGTGATCGTTTCCTATGTGTTGACCGTCGCGGTGATGCTGCCCGCCAGCGGCTGGCTGGCGGATCGTATCGGCGTGAAGAACATCTTTTTCGCCGCTATTCTGCTGTTTACACTGGGATCGCTACTGTGCGCCCGTTCGGAAACGTTGGATGAGTTGCTGATTTCCCGCGTGATTCAGGGCATTGGCGGCGCAATGATGGTGCCAGTGGGACGCCTGACAGTGATGAAGATTGTCCCGCGCGATCAGTATATGGCAGCAATGACATTCGTAACGCTGCCCGGCCAAATCGGCCCATTGTTGGGGCCCGCGCTCGGCGGTTTTCTGGTGGAGTACGCCAGTTGGCACTGGATTTTCCTTATCAACCTGCCGGTTGGCATTATCGGCGCGCTGGCAACCTGGTTCCTGATGCCCAATTACACTATGCAAACTCAGCGCTTCGATGTCAGCGGTTTCCTCTGGCTTGCCGTCGGTATGGCGACGCTGACGCTAGCACTGGACGGTAACCGTAGCCTCGGTATTCCGCCAATTGCCATTTTCGCGCTGATCGCCATCGGGCTCATCGCACTATTGAGCTACTGGCTGCACGCTCGTCATAACGAACGGGCGCTGTTTAATCTACGTCTGTTCGACACCCATACTTTTTCTATCGGCCTGACCGGTGGGCTTCTGGCTCGTATTGGCAGCGGCATGTTACCGTTTATGACACCGCTATTTTTGCAGTTGGGAATGGGGTTTTCCCCGTTCCATGCCGGGCTGATGATGGTGCCAATGGTACTTGGTAGTATGGGAATAAAACGCGTCGTGGTGCAGATCGTCAATCGGTTCGGCTACCGGCGTGTGCTGGTCGCCTCGACGTTATTGCTGGCACTGGTCACGGCGCTGTTTGCACTGGTCGCGCTTATGCAATGGATCTGGATGATCCCGATTGTGCTGTTCTTCCTCGGTACGGTGAATGCCATTCGCTTCTCCACCATGAACACGCTGACGCTGAAAGATCTGCCAGATCCCCTCGCCAGCGGCGGCAATAGCCTGCTGTCGATGACCATGCAGCTATCCACCAGCCTGGGAGTAAGCACCGCGGGTATACTACTGGGCATGTTTTCTCAGCCGCATATCGCGGCAGAAAGTGGGGCAACCCATACGGTATTTCTCTACACCTATCTCAGCATGGTCATCATCATCGCCCTACCGGCGCTGATTTTTAATCGTGTCCCACCTGACACCGTAAAACAGTCAACGCTAACGCGTAAATCGTGA
- the baeS gene encoding envelope stress sensor histidine kinase BaeS, translating into MKFGITAKLFLAIFATCMLVLVTMHWGVRASFERGFIDYIKRGNEQRVTQLRDALAEQYQLRGGWSFLRNNERLVFKMLHSMDQNNDTDTDNSMQGWRVRLWVLDASKRKLFGSPAPIPNEGTWQPIQVQNQTVGWIVASPVERLTRNADISFDQQQQRTSWLIAALSMLLAIIATWLTARGLLAPVKRLVNGMHSLASGDFSTRVTASSHDELGRLAQDFNQLAKTLEKNEQSRRAFMADVSHDLRTPLAVLRGELEALQDGVRKPDAHSLHSLQSEVATLTKLVDDLHQLTLSDRGALAYRKTSVDIVQTLHIAIAAFHERFQKKQITLTTDFPLQAGVFGDPDRLSQLFNNLLENSLRYTDEQGQLTLSVVQRHKHWAIIWQDSAPGVTDEQLTLIFERFYRAESSRNRASGGSGLGLAICNNIVEAHNGRLYAEHSPLGGVMITIELPSHVPD; encoded by the coding sequence ATGAAATTTGGAATCACTGCCAAGCTGTTTCTCGCGATTTTCGCCACCTGCATGCTGGTGCTAGTGACCATGCACTGGGGCGTGCGCGCCAGTTTCGAACGTGGCTTTATCGACTACATTAAGCGCGGCAATGAGCAGCGGGTTACGCAACTGCGCGATGCGTTGGCGGAGCAATACCAACTGCGCGGCGGCTGGTCATTCCTACGCAACAATGAGCGTCTGGTGTTCAAGATGCTGCACTCTATGGATCAGAACAATGACACCGATACCGACAATAGTATGCAGGGATGGCGAGTGCGCCTTTGGGTGCTGGATGCCAGTAAACGCAAGCTGTTCGGATCGCCGGCACCGATACCTAATGAAGGCACCTGGCAGCCGATTCAGGTGCAAAATCAGACCGTCGGCTGGATTGTCGCCTCGCCTGTTGAACGACTGACCCGTAACGCCGATATCAGTTTCGATCAACAGCAGCAGCGCACCAGTTGGCTGATTGCCGCGCTATCGATGTTGCTGGCTATCATCGCCACCTGGCTGACCGCCCGTGGCCTTCTCGCGCCCGTAAAACGACTGGTCAACGGCATGCACAGTTTGGCTTCGGGAGATTTCAGCACGCGCGTAACAGCAAGCTCGCACGATGAGCTGGGCAGGCTGGCACAAGATTTCAATCAGCTTGCCAAGACGCTGGAAAAAAACGAACAGTCACGCCGCGCGTTTATGGCCGATGTCTCCCACGATCTGCGCACGCCGCTGGCGGTGCTGCGCGGCGAGCTGGAAGCCTTGCAGGATGGCGTGCGCAAGCCCGATGCGCATTCCCTGCATTCGCTCCAGTCTGAGGTCGCAACACTCACCAAACTGGTGGACGATCTGCACCAGCTCACCTTGTCCGATCGCGGGGCGCTGGCCTACCGCAAAACGTCTGTGGATATAGTGCAAACCCTGCATATTGCTATCGCCGCGTTTCATGAACGTTTCCAGAAAAAGCAGATTACGCTGACCACCGATTTCCCGCTTCAGGCTGGCGTTTTTGGTGACCCGGATCGGCTAAGCCAGTTGTTTAATAATCTGCTGGAAAATAGCCTGCGCTATACTGACGAACAGGGTCAACTGACCCTTTCCGTTGTTCAGCGACATAAACACTGGGCCATTATCTGGCAGGACAGTGCCCCCGGCGTAACCGATGAGCAGCTCACGCTGATTTTCGAGCGTTTTTATCGGGCGGAAAGCTCACGCAACCGCGCCAGCGGCGGATCTGGTCTGGGGCTGGCTATCTGCAATAATATCGTTGAGGCACATAACGGACGGCTGTATGCTGAACATTCACCATTAGGGGGAGTGATGATTACCATTGAGCTTCCATCGCACGTACCTGATTAA
- the baeR gene encoding envelope stress response regulator BaeR codes for MTTASDFAMASPILIVEDEPKLGQLLVDYLQAADYATHWLPNGNDVVEWVRQHSPSLILLDLMLPGCDGLTLCRTIRQFSNVPIIMVTARSEEIDRLLGLEIGADDYICKPFSPREVVVRVRTLLRRCGWQNDGVKAAEKTETALLIDKSGFQASYLGQNLDLTPAEFRLLKTLSSEPGKVFSREALLDKLYDDYRVVTDRTIDSHIKNLRRKLEQLDEETSFIRTVYGIGYRWEAASCNEV; via the coding sequence ATGACAACCGCATCCGATTTCGCTATGGCATCACCCATTTTGATCGTCGAAGATGAGCCCAAATTGGGGCAACTGCTGGTGGATTACCTTCAGGCCGCAGACTATGCCACGCACTGGTTGCCCAACGGCAATGATGTCGTCGAGTGGGTGCGGCAGCATTCCCCTTCACTCATTTTGCTGGATTTGATGTTACCGGGTTGTGACGGCCTGACCCTCTGCCGCACCATACGCCAGTTTTCCAACGTGCCGATTATCATGGTCACCGCGCGCAGCGAAGAGATCGATCGCCTGCTGGGGCTGGAAATTGGGGCTGATGACTATATTTGTAAACCTTTCAGCCCGCGTGAAGTGGTGGTGCGCGTCAGAACGCTGCTGCGCCGCTGTGGCTGGCAAAACGACGGCGTGAAAGCCGCAGAGAAAACTGAAACGGCCTTATTAATTGATAAGAGTGGCTTTCAGGCCAGCTATCTGGGGCAGAATCTCGATCTCACGCCAGCAGAGTTTCGCCTGCTCAAGACGCTCTCCAGCGAACCAGGCAAGGTGTTTTCACGCGAGGCGCTGCTGGATAAGCTTTACGATGATTATCGCGTCGTGACCGATCGCACCATCGATAGCCACATCAAAAACCTGCGCCGCAAGCTGGAACAGTTGGATGAAGAGACCTCATTCATCCGCACGGTGTATGGCATCGGCTATCGCTGGGAAGCCGCCTCCTGCAATGAGGTATAA
- a CDS encoding glutathione S-transferase family protein, which translates to MSGLVDGKWVNGDVAVEEIKNGAFHREETKFRQTELVPEAGRYQLFVSYLCPWASRTLIFRKLKGLENVIPLSIAKPRIADNGWEFDAPQDAGEHVGEIHYLHQLYTASVPNYTGKVSVPVLWDRVEGRIVNNESADIIRMLNNEFNDLTGNYLDFYPSELHSEIDRWNETVYHNVNNGVYKTGFAKTQEHYNDAVTTLFATLDDLDARLSNHRYILGDTLTEADWRLFVTLIRFDVAYHGAFKCNLKRIADYPHLSNYLRELYQWSGIAETVNIDHIKAGYYGIAWLNPTQIVPVGPQVDLYQPHNRNTLGTSRISTR; encoded by the coding sequence ATGTCAGGCTTAGTTGATGGCAAATGGGTTAACGGCGATGTCGCAGTGGAAGAAATCAAGAACGGCGCATTCCACCGCGAAGAAACCAAATTTCGGCAAACCGAACTGGTGCCAGAAGCTGGGCGTTACCAGCTTTTTGTTTCCTATCTCTGCCCATGGGCGTCACGCACGCTGATTTTCCGCAAGTTGAAAGGGTTGGAGAACGTTATCCCCCTCTCAATTGCCAAACCACGTATTGCCGATAACGGGTGGGAATTTGACGCTCCACAGGATGCTGGCGAACACGTAGGCGAGATTCACTATCTGCACCAGTTGTACACCGCCAGCGTACCGAACTATACCGGAAAGGTCTCGGTTCCTGTTCTATGGGATCGGGTGGAAGGCCGTATCGTAAACAATGAATCAGCAGATATCATCCGCATGCTGAACAATGAGTTTAACGATCTGACAGGCAACTACCTCGATTTCTACCCATCGGAACTGCACAGCGAGATCGACCGCTGGAACGAAACCGTGTACCACAACGTCAATAACGGCGTGTATAAAACCGGGTTCGCTAAAACGCAGGAACACTATAACGATGCGGTCACCACACTCTTCGCTACGCTGGATGACCTGGACGCTCGTCTGAGCAACCATCGTTACATACTGGGTGATACGCTGACCGAAGCCGACTGGCGTCTGTTTGTCACGCTGATACGTTTTGACGTGGCCTACCACGGTGCGTTCAAATGCAATCTAAAACGCATTGCCGACTATCCGCACTTATCAAATTACCTGCGCGAACTGTATCAGTGGTCAGGCATTGCGGAAACGGTCAATATCGACCATATCAAAGCCGGTTATTACGGTATTGCCTGGCTGAACCCGACACAGATTGTGCCGGTTGGCCCACAGGTCGATTTATACCAGCCTCACAATCGGAATACGCTTGGCACATCGCGTATCTCCACGCGTTAA
- the trhP gene encoding prephenate-dependent tRNA uridine(34) hydroxylase TrhP, protein MFKPELLSPAGTLKNMRYAFAYGADAIYAGQPRYSLRVRNNEFNHQTLAQAINEAHELGKKFYVVVNIAPHNAKLKTFLRDLQPVIEMGPDALIMSDPGLIMLVRENFPQIDIHLSVQANAVNWATVKFWQQMGLTRVILSRELSLEEIAEIRQNVPDMELEIFVHGALCMAYSGRCLLSGYINKRDPNQGTCTNACRWEYKVQEGKEDEVGNIVHQHEPIAVKNVEPALGIGEPTDKVFMLEENMRPGEYMSAFEDEHGTYIMNSRDLRAIQHVERLTQMQVHSLKIEGRTKSFYYCARTAQVYRRAIDDAVAGKPFDPTLLETLEGLAHRGYTEGFLRRHVHEDYQNYDYGYSVSDRQQFVGEFTGVRRDGLAEVEVKNKFSCGDSVEMMTPNGNIQFTIEAMQNTKGQPTEVAPGNGHIVYLPVPDDVSLDYALLLRNLPGTTTRNPNAE, encoded by the coding sequence ATGTTTAAACCGGAACTGCTTTCTCCGGCCGGTACGCTGAAAAATATGCGCTACGCCTTTGCCTATGGCGCAGACGCGATTTATGCCGGTCAACCTCGCTACAGCCTGCGCGTGCGCAATAACGAATTCAACCATCAGACGCTGGCGCAAGCCATTAATGAAGCGCATGAGCTGGGCAAAAAATTCTACGTGGTCGTTAACATCGCGCCACACAACGCCAAGCTGAAAACCTTCCTGCGCGATCTGCAACCCGTGATTGAAATGGGGCCGGATGCGCTGATCATGTCCGATCCAGGTTTGATCATGCTGGTGCGTGAAAACTTCCCACAAATTGATATCCACCTTTCTGTTCAGGCCAACGCGGTTAACTGGGCCACGGTGAAATTCTGGCAGCAGATGGGGCTGACGCGTGTGATTCTGTCGCGCGAGCTGTCACTGGAAGAGATTGCAGAAATCCGCCAGAACGTCCCGGATATGGAACTGGAGATCTTCGTGCACGGTGCGCTGTGCATGGCCTATTCCGGCCGTTGCCTGCTGTCCGGTTACATCAACAAACGCGACCCGAATCAAGGCACCTGCACCAACGCCTGCCGTTGGGAATATAAGGTTCAGGAAGGCAAAGAGGACGAGGTCGGGAACATCGTTCATCAGCACGAACCTATCGCGGTGAAAAATGTTGAGCCCGCACTGGGCATCGGCGAACCGACCGATAAAGTCTTTATGCTGGAAGAAAATATGCGCCCCGGCGAGTACATGAGCGCATTTGAAGACGAGCACGGCACTTACATCATGAACTCCCGCGATCTGCGTGCGATCCAGCACGTTGAACGCCTGACGCAGATGCAGGTTCATTCGCTGAAAATCGAAGGACGCACCAAGTCATTCTATTATTGCGCTCGTACCGCACAGGTGTATCGCCGCGCCATCGACGATGCCGTCGCGGGCAAGCCGTTCGACCCGACACTGCTGGAAACGCTGGAAGGTCTGGCGCACCGTGGCTATACCGAAGGCTTCCTGCGCCGTCACGTGCATGAAGATTACCAGAATTACGACTACGGCTATTCCGTTTCCGATCGTCAGCAGTTTGTCGGTGAATTCACTGGCGTGCGCCGCGATGGGCTGGCGGAAGTCGAGGTGAAGAACAAATTTTCCTGCGGCGACAGCGTAGAAATGATGACGCCAAACGGCAATATTCAGTTCACCATCGAAGCCATGCAAAATACCAAAGGCCAGCCGACCGAGGTTGCGCCGGGTAACGGCCATATCGTTTATCTGCCAGTACCGGATGACGTCTCGCTGGATTACGCGCTACTGCTGCGCAATCTGCCAGGCACCACCACGCGTAACCCTAACGCAGAATAA
- the yegS gene encoding lipid kinase YegS codes for MEKNPITLLILNGKSAGNEELREAIGELRKDGYTLHVRVTWEYGDVKRYVEEAIQLNVDNVIAAGGDGTVNEVATALAMQPEAVRPCLGIVPLGTANDFATSCQIPMEMHNAMTLAIKGRATAIDIAKVNDSHYFINMATGGFATRITTETPAKMKAALGSASYVLHALFRMDMLQAERCEIRGPDFHWEGDTLVIAVGNGRQAGGGQQLCPEALVNDGLLELSVLSATELLPNMLQAWFTGSENQNMISATLPWLEITAPDDMTFNLDGEPLTAKRFRIEVLPAAIYCRLPPQCSLLE; via the coding sequence ATGGAAAAAAATCCAATCACACTGCTGATTTTGAATGGGAAAAGCGCGGGTAATGAAGAACTTCGCGAAGCCATCGGTGAGCTACGCAAGGACGGCTATACGCTGCATGTCCGCGTCACCTGGGAATACGGTGATGTGAAGCGCTACGTGGAAGAGGCAATCCAGCTCAACGTCGATAATGTGATCGCCGCCGGAGGCGATGGCACCGTCAATGAAGTCGCCACAGCACTAGCCATGCAACCGGAAGCGGTTCGTCCGTGTCTGGGGATAGTGCCACTGGGCACGGCCAACGATTTTGCCACCAGTTGTCAGATTCCGATGGAGATGCACAATGCGATGACGCTGGCGATCAAAGGCCGCGCTACCGCGATTGATATCGCCAAAGTCAACGACAGCCACTACTTCATCAACATGGCAACGGGCGGGTTCGCCACACGCATCACGACGGAAACCCCCGCCAAGATGAAGGCCGCGCTGGGGAGCGCCTCTTACGTACTACACGCGCTCTTTCGCATGGACATGCTGCAAGCCGAACGCTGTGAGATTCGCGGGCCGGATTTTCACTGGGAAGGCGATACGCTGGTTATCGCGGTGGGGAATGGCCGTCAGGCAGGCGGCGGGCAGCAGCTTTGCCCGGAGGCGCTGGTTAACGATGGGCTGCTGGAACTGAGCGTGCTGTCAGCAACCGAGCTACTGCCCAATATGCTTCAGGCCTGGTTTACCGGCAGCGAAAACCAGAACATGATTTCCGCTACCCTGCCCTGGTTGGAGATCACCGCACCAGACGATATGACGTTTAATCTGGACGGCGAGCCACTTACTGCCAAACGCTTCCGCATCGAGGTGCTTCCCGCAGCGATCTACTGCCGACTGCCGCCTCAGTGCTCGCTGTTGGAATAA
- the psiE gene encoding phosphate-starvation-inducible protein PsiE codes for MAGSARSAMAAKALQTILNIGLLALATILVIFLVKETFHLAKVLLISSEKDSSYQLIEGIVIYFLYFEFIALIVKYFQSGYHFPLRYFIYIGITAIIRLIIVDHKSPSDTLVYSAAILLLVVTLYLANSNRLKRE; via the coding sequence ATGGCAGGTTCTGCTCGCAGTGCAATGGCTGCCAAGGCGCTTCAGACGATACTCAATATCGGCCTGCTGGCGCTGGCGACCATTCTGGTGATTTTTTTAGTCAAAGAAACGTTTCATCTGGCGAAGGTGCTGCTGATCTCCAGCGAGAAAGATTCCTCCTATCAGTTGATAGAGGGCATTGTGATTTATTTTCTCTATTTTGAGTTTATTGCTCTAATCGTGAAGTATTTCCAGTCCGGCTATCACTTCCCACTGCGCTATTTTATCTACATCGGCATCACGGCCATCATTCGCCTGATTATTGTCGATCACAAAAGCCCATCGGATACGCTGGTGTATTCAGCGGCGATCCTGCTGCTGGTGGTGACGTTATACCTGGCAAACAGTAATCGCCTGAAGCGGGAATAA